One region of Gossypium raimondii isolate GPD5lz chromosome 6, ASM2569854v1, whole genome shotgun sequence genomic DNA includes:
- the LOC105774693 gene encoding uncharacterized protein LOC105774693 isoform X1: MMENNRGSMSSIVDKHGVLSKRKLRSESAADDLSDINDAEVTGYLNNNKEMLFKKLIWEAMNKDYQKKKQRKPATRKKSSARKAVDSRMEKVTEEEVVEKKKGLSSKINYDALEKLTNEPEERDSEKAKKEGIDSNRDRQIEREHSKGISTLEDGGFEEDNFSDESEHENAYLCSYEEDEEYGYGEDYREDYDYEEF; encoded by the exons ATG ATGGAGAACAACAGGGGATCTATGTCTTCCATTGTAGACAAACATGGAGTTTTATCTAAACGTAAGTTGCGTTCTGAATCTGCTGCTGATGATTTATCTGATATCAATGACGCCGAG GTTACTGGTTATCTTAACAACAACAAGGAGATGCTTTTCAAGAAGTTGATTTGGGAAGCTATGAATAAAGATTATCAAAAG aagaaacaaagaaagccTGCTACAAGGAAAAAATCTTCTGCTAGGAAAGCTGTTGATAGCAGGATGGAGAAAGTAACGGAGGAGGAGGTGGTGGAGAAGAAAAAG GGACTAAGTTCAAAAATCAACTATGATGCACTGGAGAAGCTAACCAATGAACCT GAGGAGAGAGATTCCGAAAAGGCTAAGAAGGAAGGTATAGACTCGAACAGAGACAGGCAGATTGAAAGAGAGCACTCCAAAGGAATATCAACTTTGGAAGATGGTGGTTTTGAGGAAGACAATTTTAGTGACGAGTCTGAGCACGAGAATGCTTATCTATGCTCATACGAGGAGGACGAGGAGTATGGTTATGGGGAAGATTATAGGGAAGATTATGATTATGAAGAGTTTTGA
- the LOC105774693 gene encoding uncharacterized protein LOC105774693 isoform X2, with product MMENNRGSMSSIVDKHGVLSKRKLRSESAADDLSDINDAEVTGYLNNNKEMLFKKLIWEAMNKDYQKKQRKPATRKKSSARKAVDSRMEKVTEEEVVEKKKGLSSKINYDALEKLTNEPEERDSEKAKKEGIDSNRDRQIEREHSKGISTLEDGGFEEDNFSDESEHENAYLCSYEEDEEYGYGEDYREDYDYEEF from the exons ATG ATGGAGAACAACAGGGGATCTATGTCTTCCATTGTAGACAAACATGGAGTTTTATCTAAACGTAAGTTGCGTTCTGAATCTGCTGCTGATGATTTATCTGATATCAATGACGCCGAG GTTACTGGTTATCTTAACAACAACAAGGAGATGCTTTTCAAGAAGTTGATTTGGGAAGCTATGAATAAAGATTATCAAAAG aaacaaagaaagccTGCTACAAGGAAAAAATCTTCTGCTAGGAAAGCTGTTGATAGCAGGATGGAGAAAGTAACGGAGGAGGAGGTGGTGGAGAAGAAAAAG GGACTAAGTTCAAAAATCAACTATGATGCACTGGAGAAGCTAACCAATGAACCT GAGGAGAGAGATTCCGAAAAGGCTAAGAAGGAAGGTATAGACTCGAACAGAGACAGGCAGATTGAAAGAGAGCACTCCAAAGGAATATCAACTTTGGAAGATGGTGGTTTTGAGGAAGACAATTTTAGTGACGAGTCTGAGCACGAGAATGCTTATCTATGCTCATACGAGGAGGACGAGGAGTATGGTTATGGGGAAGATTATAGGGAAGATTATGATTATGAAGAGTTTTGA